From one Streptomyces sp. N50 genomic stretch:
- the pyk gene encoding pyruvate kinase — MRRSKIVCTLGPAVDSHEQLVSLIEAGMNVARFNFSHGTHAEHQGRYDRVRAAAKETGRAIGVLADLQGPKIRLETFAEGPVELVRGDEFTITTEDVQGDKTICGTTYKGLPGDVSRGDQVLINDGNVELKVLSVEGPRVKTIVIEGGVISDHKGINLPGAAVNVPALSGKDVEDLRFALRMGCDMVALSFVRDASDVYDVHKVMDEEGRRVPVIAKVEKPQAVANMEAVVAAFDAVMVARGDLAVEYPLEKVPMVQKRLVELCRRNAKPVIVATQMMESMITNSRPTRAEASDVANAILDGADAVMLSAESSVGAYPIETVQTMSKIVQAAEEELFSKGLQPLVPGKKPRTQGGSIARAACEIADFLGGRALVAFTQSGDTARRLSRYRASQPIVAFTMDESTRNQLTLSWGVESHVVPFVNSTDEMVDMVDAEIAKINRFNPGDTLIITAGSPPGVPGTTNMLRVHHLGGGERD, encoded by the coding sequence ATGCGCCGTTCGAAAATCGTCTGTACTCTCGGCCCCGCGGTCGACTCCCACGAACAACTGGTCTCGCTGATCGAGGCCGGTATGAATGTGGCCCGTTTCAATTTCAGCCATGGCACCCACGCCGAGCACCAGGGGCGGTACGACCGCGTCCGTGCCGCGGCCAAGGAGACCGGCCGTGCCATCGGCGTCCTCGCCGACCTGCAGGGCCCGAAGATCCGCCTGGAGACCTTCGCGGAGGGTCCCGTCGAGCTGGTGCGCGGTGACGAGTTCACCATCACCACCGAGGACGTCCAGGGCGACAAGACCATCTGCGGGACGACGTACAAGGGCCTGCCCGGTGACGTCTCCCGCGGCGACCAGGTCCTCATCAACGACGGCAACGTCGAGTTGAAGGTCCTCAGCGTCGAAGGCCCGCGCGTGAAGACGATCGTCATCGAGGGCGGCGTCATCTCCGACCACAAGGGCATCAACCTGCCCGGCGCGGCCGTGAACGTGCCCGCGCTGTCCGGGAAGGACGTCGAGGACCTGCGCTTCGCCCTGCGGATGGGCTGCGACATGGTCGCCCTGTCCTTCGTGCGCGACGCGAGCGACGTGTACGACGTCCACAAGGTGATGGACGAGGAGGGCCGCCGGGTCCCCGTCATCGCCAAGGTGGAGAAGCCGCAGGCGGTCGCCAACATGGAGGCCGTGGTCGCGGCCTTCGACGCGGTGATGGTGGCCCGCGGCGACCTCGCCGTCGAGTACCCGCTGGAGAAGGTCCCGATGGTGCAGAAGCGCCTCGTGGAGCTGTGCCGGCGCAACGCCAAGCCGGTGATCGTGGCGACCCAGATGATGGAGTCGATGATCACCAACTCCCGCCCCACGCGCGCCGAGGCCTCCGACGTGGCCAACGCGATCCTGGACGGCGCGGACGCGGTCATGCTGTCCGCCGAGTCCTCGGTCGGCGCCTACCCGATCGAGACCGTGCAGACGATGTCGAAGATCGTCCAGGCGGCCGAGGAGGAGCTGTTCAGCAAGGGCCTGCAGCCGCTCGTGCCGGGCAAGAAGCCGCGGACGCAGGGCGGTTCGATCGCGCGTGCCGCGTGCGAGATCGCCGACTTCCTCGGCGGCCGGGCCCTGGTGGCCTTCACGCAGTCCGGTGACACCGCCCGCCGGCTGTCCCGCTACCGCGCCTCGCAGCCGATCGTCGCCTTCACGATGGACGAGAGCACCCGCAACCAGCTCACCCTCAGCTGGGGCGTCGAGTCGCACGTGGTGCCGTTCGTCAACAGCACCGACGAGATGGTCGACATGGTCGACGCGGAGATCGCCAAGATCAACCGCTTCAACC